In Desulfomonile tiedjei DSM 6799, a genomic segment contains:
- a CDS encoding STAS domain-containing protein, translating to MNIQFANEGDWIVVGLEGRMDAVTAPEFEKRMLEHIRQGSAKLILDFSKLEYISSAGLRSVLVTGRSSKARGGDMACCGLQGVVKQVFEISGFQKIVPIFDCLNDALKK from the coding sequence ATGAACATACAGTTTGCAAATGAAGGCGATTGGATCGTTGTGGGGCTTGAGGGCAGAATGGATGCCGTCACCGCACCGGAGTTCGAGAAACGAATGCTGGAGCATATACGTCAGGGTTCGGCCAAGCTCATTCTGGATTTCAGCAAATTGGAATATATCAGCAGTGCCGGACTCCGCAGCGTACTTGTAACGGGCAGAAGTTCAAAAGCCAGGGGTGGTGACATGGCCTGTTGCGGATTGCAAGGTGTGGTCAAGCAAGTATTTGAAATTTCGGGTTTTCAGAAGATTGTGCCGATTTTCGATTGCTTGAACGATGCACTTAAGAAATAG
- a CDS encoding SpoIIE family protein phosphatase translates to MKTRWFYSLATKTTVLVALGTSLVLAAVLTYGYRSSRDIIEYQAGQSLLNLAKSTAVRMELELRSVAEVAGNLAAVLETDRLDAVTLDALIRRNVQDHPAVFGSAVAFEPFSFVSGVKAYAPYFFQQQNGISFIDLATESYDYFHRDWYSVPREIGKPMWSPPYFDEGGGNVVMTTYSQPFFRPHSSAERQIWGIVTADVSVEWLTKELSTVQAGKTGYCFLISETGVFLAHPEKNFIMQESVFSLAEENNLPGLRETGKRMLSSDSGFIDMGESIDKKQLFLGFARLPSTGWSLGVIYPRDELFSEISMLYRTNVMLAVAGLFALLAVSVLLARSVTSPLRKIAEAASRVAAGDLNYDLPATHGRDEVGELARAFKNMTVDLKKYIQDLTVTTAAKERIESELGVAASIQKSMLPSKFPDREDFDIYAVMDPAKEVGGDFYQFLLVDSDRLFVAIGDVSGKGVPAALLMTVATSLIRSAAAEGQAPHSVLEHLNNHLVPGNDSCMFVTVFCGMLDLKTGALTYANGGHERPLIVRADGHIASLSPPGGPVLGIMDGMEFAEEQIVLEPGDCLISFTDGVTEAMNTNDELYSRDRLISCLDGSKGVTAHFVTAKVLDSVSTFATGAPQADDITVLAVKFNGRRH, encoded by the coding sequence ATGAAAACCAGGTGGTTTTACAGCCTTGCAACCAAGACGACTGTTTTGGTGGCGTTGGGAACCTCGCTGGTTTTGGCTGCCGTACTCACGTACGGTTACAGGTCTTCACGGGACATTATCGAATATCAGGCAGGCCAGAGTCTCCTGAATCTTGCAAAATCCACCGCGGTCCGAATGGAGTTGGAACTAAGATCCGTAGCGGAAGTGGCAGGAAATCTTGCCGCAGTTCTGGAAACCGACCGACTCGACGCGGTCACCCTAGACGCACTCATCCGAAGGAACGTCCAAGACCATCCCGCTGTATTCGGGTCCGCTGTCGCTTTCGAGCCTTTCAGCTTCGTATCTGGAGTCAAAGCGTATGCCCCGTATTTTTTTCAACAGCAAAATGGCATTTCTTTCATCGATCTTGCCACTGAGTCGTACGATTATTTCCACCGCGACTGGTACTCGGTTCCGAGAGAAATCGGAAAGCCCATGTGGAGTCCTCCGTATTTTGACGAGGGTGGCGGCAACGTGGTCATGACCACGTACTCTCAGCCTTTTTTTCGGCCTCACTCCTCAGCCGAGAGACAGATCTGGGGAATAGTCACTGCTGACGTATCCGTTGAGTGGCTCACGAAGGAACTTTCAACTGTACAGGCCGGAAAAACCGGCTATTGCTTCTTGATTTCGGAGACGGGTGTTTTCCTCGCACATCCCGAGAAGAATTTTATCATGCAAGAATCGGTCTTCAGTCTTGCAGAAGAGAATAATTTACCCGGTTTGCGGGAAACCGGAAAGCGAATGCTCTCCAGTGACTCGGGATTCATCGATATGGGTGAATCAATTGACAAAAAGCAATTGTTTCTCGGATTTGCACGCTTACCCTCCACGGGATGGTCCCTGGGTGTTATCTATCCCAGAGACGAGCTCTTTTCGGAAATATCAATGCTGTACCGGACTAATGTGATGCTTGCGGTAGCCGGTCTCTTTGCGCTGTTAGCCGTAAGCGTGCTTCTTGCGAGGTCCGTGACATCTCCACTCAGGAAAATTGCCGAAGCTGCTTCGCGGGTCGCAGCCGGCGATCTGAACTACGATCTTCCGGCGACTCACGGACGAGACGAGGTCGGTGAGCTTGCACGTGCTTTCAAGAACATGACCGTGGACCTGAAGAAATATATCCAGGATCTCACGGTTACTACTGCAGCAAAAGAGAGAATAGAAAGCGAACTCGGGGTCGCTGCATCTATCCAGAAGAGTATGTTGCCGTCGAAATTTCCCGACCGCGAAGATTTCGACATCTATGCAGTCATGGACCCGGCAAAAGAGGTGGGTGGCGATTTTTACCAGTTTCTTCTGGTGGATAGCGATCGTTTGTTCGTGGCCATAGGAGACGTTTCAGGCAAAGGGGTCCCCGCTGCACTCCTCATGACGGTCGCCACATCCCTGATCCGGAGCGCCGCGGCTGAAGGACAAGCTCCGCATTCGGTCCTCGAACACTTGAACAATCATCTGGTGCCGGGAAACGACAGTTGCATGTTCGTAACGGTTTTCTGCGGGATGCTGGATCTCAAAACCGGAGCATTGACGTACGCGAATGGAGGACACGAACGACCTCTCATCGTAAGAGCAGATGGGCACATTGCCTCATTGAGCCCCCCTGGAGGGCCGGTTTTGGGCATTATGGATGGAATGGAATTCGCGGAAGAACAAATCGTTTTGGAACCGGGCGATTGTCTGATTTCATTCACAGATGGAGTCACGGAAGCAATGAATACGAACGATGAACTGTACTCACGAGACCGGCTGATAAGCTGTCTTGACGGATCAAAGGGCGTTACCGCTCATTTTGTCACAGCTAAGGTCTTGGATTCCGTTTCCACTTTTGCGACCGGTGCACCCCAAGCAGACGATATCACTGTCCTTGCGGTAAAGTTTAATGGGCGACGGCACTGA
- a CDS encoding (Fe-S)-binding protein — MLIETYNLDITVSNHSAEEFEYEAIAHLPVDITQALPYLNATLRNGEYLPHVPAFSWKKDDHKIGFWPDKIAVDHLESREQAEAVVRQLVDMVNDTWERRGEIEPDSTSRENLQPLELYRLLPKTNCKICGESSCFSFALKLAAGQVQIRQCTPLHTESEHEEKKTQLETLLAAKRTLL; from the coding sequence ATGCTGATCGAAACGTATAATCTCGACATCACGGTGTCCAATCACAGTGCCGAAGAATTCGAATACGAAGCCATAGCGCATCTCCCCGTGGATATAACTCAAGCGCTTCCTTATCTGAACGCCACTTTGAGGAATGGAGAATACCTTCCTCACGTTCCTGCGTTTTCATGGAAAAAAGACGATCACAAGATCGGTTTTTGGCCGGACAAAATCGCTGTGGATCATCTGGAATCACGAGAACAGGCTGAGGCAGTAGTCAGACAGCTCGTCGACATGGTCAACGATACCTGGGAACGTCGCGGTGAAATAGAGCCCGACTCTACGTCACGCGAGAATCTCCAGCCCCTGGAACTTTACCGACTACTCCCTAAGACCAATTGTAAAATATGCGGAGAAAGTTCCTGTTTCAGTTTCGCCTTGAAACTTGCCGCCGGACAGGTGCAGATCCGGCAATGCACACCGCTCCATACCGAATCCGAGCACGAGGAGAAGAAAACTCAGTTGGAAACATTGTTGGCAGCAAAACGAACGTTGCTGTGA
- a CDS encoding serine/threonine-protein kinase produces MTETDDTLRNIIQNPTMPNIGRYQILGSLGRGNMGEVFRARDPVIGRMVALKTRRFDLVYEQKDLQFVIDKFFEEARIAGNLVHPNIVTVYDVGQDGDYCFIAMELLEGENLTAFNKEGTLLPQERVADLVKRVCLALDHAHSHGVIHRDIKPANLMFTRDRRIKMTDFGIAMMTRGDNTNDFQVMGTPSYMSPEQTKGLKLTERTDFFSLGVVFFELLTGRRPFQGRTLYELMDNIRYSPAPSVLGYNAKLPPAIDQVIQRALDKEPELRYRSGKQFAEEIDRAMKGHPLTVHDIKGAKKAALLKSVEFFRSFDRREIEEVTQYGTFIRYEPGQVIVREGDVDTTFFVLLAGSVRVIKNKRKITDLTKGACFGEMGAFTKTARTAHVIARQPCVVLKLDLKVLERHSPALKLKIYQVFIETLIQRLEHTTKRLSEQYAPIRQKAKQEPVQEQSTVVATDAQDSEKESLTGVNDPTGKGYRAANDDEPVAGTIDENPDVRTAK; encoded by the coding sequence GTGACCGAAACGGACGACACCCTCAGAAACATCATTCAGAATCCGACCATGCCCAATATCGGTCGTTATCAGATATTGGGCAGCCTCGGCCGAGGCAATATGGGCGAAGTTTTTCGCGCCCGCGATCCTGTTATCGGCCGCATGGTGGCGCTCAAAACCCGCCGATTCGACCTTGTATACGAACAAAAAGACCTGCAATTCGTAATAGATAAGTTCTTCGAAGAGGCTCGGATAGCGGGCAATCTTGTCCACCCGAATATTGTCACCGTGTACGACGTAGGGCAGGACGGAGATTACTGCTTCATAGCAATGGAATTGCTGGAAGGAGAAAATCTTACAGCCTTCAATAAAGAGGGGACTCTCCTCCCGCAAGAACGCGTAGCAGATCTTGTGAAACGGGTTTGTCTCGCGTTGGATCACGCGCATTCGCATGGTGTGATTCATCGCGACATAAAACCGGCAAATCTCATGTTCACTCGAGATCGCAGGATTAAAATGACCGATTTCGGGATCGCCATGATGACCCGCGGTGACAATACGAATGATTTTCAGGTGATGGGCACTCCGAGCTATATGTCTCCAGAGCAGACTAAGGGACTGAAGCTCACGGAGCGAACGGATTTCTTCTCCCTCGGGGTAGTCTTTTTCGAACTGCTTACAGGAAGACGCCCGTTTCAGGGCCGCACCCTGTACGAGCTTATGGACAACATTCGCTACTCACCTGCGCCATCTGTTCTCGGGTACAACGCCAAACTTCCCCCGGCAATAGACCAGGTGATCCAGCGGGCCCTGGATAAGGAGCCTGAACTCCGGTACAGATCTGGGAAACAATTCGCTGAAGAAATCGACCGGGCGATGAAAGGCCACCCGCTCACGGTTCATGATATCAAAGGTGCGAAGAAAGCCGCGCTGCTGAAATCCGTTGAATTCTTTCGATCGTTCGACCGCCGGGAAATCGAGGAAGTCACGCAATACGGAACATTCATTCGCTATGAACCCGGACAGGTAATCGTTCGCGAAGGAGATGTGGACACAACGTTTTTTGTACTTCTGGCAGGCTCGGTGAGAGTAATAAAGAACAAGAGAAAAATAACCGATTTAACAAAAGGCGCGTGCTTCGGGGAAATGGGTGCGTTCACCAAAACCGCCAGGACCGCGCACGTCATTGCAAGGCAGCCATGTGTCGTGCTCAAACTCGACCTGAAAGTGCTGGAGAGGCACAGCCCAGCTCTGAAGTTGAAGATTTATCAAGTTTTCATAGAGACGCTTATCCAGCGCCTGGAGCACACGACCAAGCGCCTGAGCGAGCAGTACGCGCCTATTCGGCAGAAAGCCAAACAGGAGCCGGTTCAGGAGCAATCAACCGTTGTAGCTACAGACGCTCAGGATAGCGAGAAAGAGTCCCTGACCGGCGTGAATGATCCAACCGGCAAGGGGTATCGTGCAGCAAACGATGACGAGCCCGTGGCTGGCACGATTGACGAAAATCCGGATGTTCGTACCGCGAAATAG
- a CDS encoding CooT family nickel-binding protein yields MCESKAYLVKDGVEELIMESVDFLKPQGEEILLRSIFGEQTTIKARLLEMDLTGHRIVLETP; encoded by the coding sequence ATGTGTGAATCAAAAGCGTACCTCGTCAAGGACGGAGTCGAAGAACTTATTATGGAAAGTGTCGATTTCCTTAAGCCGCAGGGAGAAGAAATCCTGCTTCGCAGCATTTTTGGGGAACAGACCACTATCAAAGCCAGATTGTTAGAAATGGATTTGACGGGACACAGAATCGTGCTCGAGACCCCGTGA
- a CDS encoding HNH endonuclease, which yields MISTEAVIVLNAGYEFLGLVSWQRAMGLLFSGKVEVIKESTRVIRTVTRTFRIPAVIRLVKFIRQIYRREVPFSRKNILTRDAFVCQYCGREFPSGDLTIDHIIPKVQGGDNKWTNVVACCRACNIKKGGRTPRQAGMQLVRKPFKPTIMEFINLYLERKFGMGLSELLEF from the coding sequence ATGATATCCACGGAGGCAGTGATCGTACTCAATGCAGGCTATGAGTTCCTCGGCTTAGTCTCATGGCAACGCGCTATGGGACTCCTGTTCAGTGGAAAAGTTGAGGTTATCAAGGAATCCACTCGGGTTATCAGAACTGTTACCCGCACATTCAGGATTCCGGCAGTCATACGCCTGGTCAAGTTCATCCGCCAGATCTACCGGCGAGAAGTACCTTTTTCCCGTAAAAATATTCTGACCCGAGACGCGTTCGTGTGCCAGTACTGCGGTCGCGAGTTTCCCTCTGGAGACCTCACCATAGACCACATCATCCCCAAGGTGCAGGGCGGCGATAATAAATGGACCAACGTTGTCGCATGCTGCAGAGCCTGCAACATCAAGAAGGGCGGCAGAACGCCCCGGCAAGCCGGAATGCAACTTGTCCGTAAGCCCTTTAAACCCACCATTATGGAATTCATAAACCTGTACCTGGAGAGAAAATTCGGCATGGGCCTATCCGAATTGCTTGAGTTTTAA
- a CDS encoding ArnT family glycosyltransferase, with amino-acid sequence MHFSDQSNSVRSEPAFAEMAQSLKGLYTRGRLTVILVLALVGFCLIVNSSWNATPDSALYLSLGESIARGEGYVFNGEPHTFVPPGLPLILAGTARLFGSDFFSYRALMAVTGFLAAVFGFLLIARVAGRDIAVLVGGVFVLNYVLLYNATFVLADVPFALFTFIALHGVLSAKDTPTYAWLAVSGALMAMPCLIRINGIAIPFAAAVFFFSAWRNLSKTERLIKTLFFLIISIIPFVLWQYWKASFPISESEGTYLNAVAGRHWSDQVRVIATAVLEYFPESNLALTGISVKTGILEVPVPLLTLFGMVQACRKGERLFVPLTVLQFCGLVLTSAGTRYIIFLLPGLYLFLALGIFETIKLVRNRHGFPTPEKVLVIAFLVLGALNLGHNVGVVWEARHALEKGGAQNDRSSAFFSAARWLKANAPDAIVLTGRPRIIHYLSGCKTISLVRSGVPDHEIYLDTLDRLRRVTESNAPDFLYSDAKDLKYHDTVIRGLNSLGWGVEKVPEASSERYLLFRIVPLTEKRSRE; translated from the coding sequence ATGCACTTCTCTGATCAGAGCAATTCTGTTCGGTCGGAACCGGCTTTCGCGGAAATGGCCCAATCGCTCAAGGGTCTTTACACCCGTGGGCGTTTGACGGTTATTTTGGTTTTGGCCCTGGTCGGGTTCTGCTTGATTGTGAACAGCTCATGGAATGCCACCCCGGACAGCGCTCTTTATCTGTCACTCGGAGAATCCATTGCTCGAGGGGAAGGGTATGTTTTCAATGGGGAGCCCCACACTTTTGTGCCTCCCGGTCTTCCCCTGATTCTCGCTGGAACTGCCCGGCTGTTCGGTTCCGATTTCTTCAGCTATCGTGCCCTAATGGCCGTTACCGGATTCCTGGCAGCGGTTTTCGGGTTTCTGCTGATTGCGAGGGTCGCGGGCAGGGACATTGCGGTGTTGGTCGGAGGAGTCTTTGTGCTGAATTACGTGCTTCTCTACAACGCTACTTTCGTCCTAGCGGATGTGCCTTTTGCATTGTTCACATTTATCGCTCTTCACGGCGTTTTGTCAGCCAAGGATACCCCGACATACGCGTGGTTGGCAGTTTCTGGCGCGCTCATGGCAATGCCGTGTCTGATTCGAATAAACGGCATAGCTATTCCTTTTGCTGCAGCCGTATTCTTCTTCAGTGCGTGGAGAAATCTTTCAAAGACCGAGCGTCTGATTAAGACACTTTTTTTTCTCATTATTTCAATTATCCCGTTTGTTTTGTGGCAATACTGGAAGGCTTCGTTTCCAATCTCGGAATCCGAAGGCACGTACCTGAATGCTGTGGCAGGAAGGCACTGGAGCGATCAGGTACGCGTGATAGCCACTGCCGTCCTGGAGTATTTTCCTGAGAGCAATCTGGCACTTACCGGAATTTCCGTGAAGACGGGAATCCTCGAGGTTCCAGTACCCTTGTTGACTCTGTTCGGGATGGTCCAGGCATGTCGGAAGGGCGAGCGCCTTTTCGTCCCGCTGACAGTTCTCCAGTTCTGCGGTCTTGTGCTGACCAGCGCGGGAACCAGGTACATCATCTTCCTGTTACCCGGATTGTACCTCTTCCTTGCTCTGGGAATTTTCGAAACGATAAAGCTGGTGCGCAACCGGCACGGATTTCCCACACCGGAAAAGGTTTTAGTCATAGCATTTCTGGTACTTGGAGCGTTGAATCTGGGCCACAATGTCGGAGTAGTCTGGGAAGCAAGACATGCTCTGGAAAAAGGCGGGGCACAGAACGACCGGAGTTCCGCTTTCTTTTCGGCAGCGCGGTGGCTCAAGGCGAATGCCCCGGATGCAATTGTGCTGACAGGCCGTCCTCGTATCATTCATTACTTGTCCGGGTGCAAGACAATCTCGTTGGTGAGGTCCGGAGTCCCCGATCACGAAATTTATCTGGATACCCTGGATCGGCTCAGACGGGTGACGGAATCCAATGCCCCGGATTTCCTGTACTCCGATGCAAAAGATCTGAAATATCATGACACCGTCATACGCGGCCTGAACTCTCTCGGATGGGGCGTCGAAAAGGTGCCTGAAGCATCCTCGGAACGATATCTGCTTTTCCGCATTGTGCCGCTGACCGAAAAACGTTCGCGTGAGTAA
- a CDS encoding class I SAM-dependent methyltransferase codes for MSENKHVYQYGFSERFAEYQFDDERQNQKAMKTVAVLEDYCGGPGSLAELRLLDMGCSAGLMTRLYSRSFKFTLGIDIDRPAVEHATEHFSSDALRFTVADAIDTGLEAESFDVVTCTHIYEHVPDSTQLMHEIYRVLKRGGICYFAAHNRLCLIEPHYGLPLLSVFPKPIANLYCRMFGKGDIYYENLLTLPGLRKLTAAFQCHDYTLEVIQDPVKYSATELVTPGSWTQKAALLLVRMAYFICPTYIWILKKV; via the coding sequence ATGTCTGAGAATAAACACGTGTATCAGTACGGGTTTTCGGAGCGATTCGCAGAGTACCAGTTCGACGATGAACGCCAGAACCAAAAAGCTATGAAAACCGTGGCAGTCCTGGAAGACTACTGTGGCGGCCCCGGGTCTTTGGCTGAATTGCGTCTGCTTGACATGGGGTGCTCTGCGGGACTGATGACCCGGTTGTACAGCAGAAGCTTTAAATTCACCCTGGGGATAGATATCGACCGGCCTGCCGTGGAACATGCCACAGAGCATTTTTCCAGCGACGCCCTTCGGTTTACGGTGGCAGACGCTATCGACACCGGCCTTGAAGCCGAATCTTTCGACGTAGTGACGTGTACCCATATTTACGAGCACGTGCCGGATTCTACACAGCTCATGCATGAGATTTATCGGGTCCTCAAAAGAGGCGGGATCTGCTATTTTGCAGCGCATAATAGACTCTGCTTGATCGAACCTCATTACGGATTGCCTCTCCTGTCGGTATTCCCGAAGCCGATTGCGAACCTGTACTGCCGCATGTTCGGAAAAGGCGACATTTACTACGAGAATCTGCTTACCTTGCCCGGTTTGAGAAAACTCACCGCAGCGTTTCAATGTCACGATTACACGCTCGAAGTGATACAAGATCCGGTGAAATATTCTGCCACGGAACTGGTGACGCCTGGATCTTGGACTCAAAAGGCGGCCTTATTGCTCGTTCGGATGGCCTATTTCATTTGTCCCACGTACATTTGGATACTGAAGAAAGTGTAA
- a CDS encoding DUF4411 family protein, translating into MKGARYLLDANVFIEAARRYYAFDLVPAFWNMLISLANNRQIESIDRVQDELLRGNDDLAAWVRNDFASAFSSTDDASVIGNYSDIMAWVQSENQYHDLAKREFAAGADGWLIAYAKHNGHTIVTQEVLDLQRKNRVPIPNVCQKFGVKSVNTFGMLRELNIRF; encoded by the coding sequence ATGAAAGGGGCTAGATATTTGCTTGACGCCAACGTCTTTATAGAAGCAGCTCGGCGTTACTACGCTTTTGATTTGGTCCCTGCTTTCTGGAACATGCTCATTAGTCTTGCCAATAATAGACAAATTGAAAGTATTGATCGCGTTCAAGATGAATTGTTGCGGGGCAATGATGACTTAGCTGCCTGGGTAAGGAACGATTTCGCAAGTGCTTTTTCATCAACAGACGATGCCTCGGTAATCGGAAACTATAGCGACATTATGGCTTGGGTCCAGAGTGAGAACCAGTACCATGATCTTGCCAAAAGAGAATTCGCCGCTGGTGCCGATGGATGGCTAATAGCTTATGCTAAGCACAATGGACACACAATAGTGACGCAAGAAGTGTTGGACCTGCAAAGAAAAAACAGAGTGCCCATCCCAAACGTTTGTCAGAAGTTCGGGGTGAAGTCTGTCAACACCTTTGGGATGCTGCGAGAACTGAATATCAGATTCTAG
- a CDS encoding ImmA/IrrE family metallo-endopeptidase, which yields MTKVAANLNVLKWALSRSRKSIPELEAKFPKLMQWLTGQQQPTLRQLEELAKQTATPFGYLFLEKPPTEELPIPYFRTFEKAPPTRISPELLDTIYEMQKRQVWMREYLIQQGHDSLSFVQSVKVDKPVQSVVQCMREILRVDQNWASDLKTWAEALQFLQETMERAGIIVIVNGVVGNNTHRPLDVTEFRGFVLVDEYAPLAFINGADVKAAQMFTLAHELAHICFGSSAAFDLRQIHVADDPIEKKCDQAAAEFLVPSELMAREWQTAKDEDEPFRYLARLFKASEIVVARRALDLDLISKESFLSFYEGYRKRVYLKKADRRPGGDFYATQNMRVGRTFATNVILAVKSDRLLYDEAYHLTGLYGKTFDRYAESLGFIGV from the coding sequence ATGACAAAGGTAGCAGCTAACCTAAACGTTCTTAAGTGGGCTTTGTCGCGCTCTAGGAAATCTATACCTGAACTAGAAGCTAAATTTCCTAAACTAATGCAATGGCTTACCGGGCAACAACAGCCTACGCTACGGCAGTTAGAAGAGTTGGCAAAACAGACTGCAACCCCATTCGGTTATTTGTTTCTCGAAAAACCACCAACTGAAGAATTGCCTATCCCATATTTTAGGACTTTTGAAAAAGCACCCCCGACACGCATCAGTCCCGAGTTGCTTGACACAATTTACGAAATGCAAAAAAGACAGGTTTGGATGAGGGAGTATCTCATCCAGCAAGGCCATGATTCACTGTCATTCGTGCAATCTGTCAAAGTAGATAAGCCTGTCCAATCGGTTGTCCAATGTATGAGAGAAATACTTCGGGTAGACCAGAATTGGGCATCGGATTTGAAAACATGGGCAGAAGCGCTGCAATTCCTGCAAGAGACAATGGAGCGGGCAGGAATCATCGTAATAGTCAATGGGGTTGTTGGAAACAACACACATCGACCTTTGGACGTTACAGAATTTAGGGGATTCGTCCTAGTAGATGAATACGCTCCATTGGCTTTCATTAATGGAGCAGACGTAAAGGCTGCCCAGATGTTTACTCTGGCTCACGAACTAGCTCATATTTGCTTTGGCAGCAGCGCAGCTTTTGATCTAAGACAAATTCATGTAGCAGATGATCCTATAGAAAAGAAGTGCGATCAAGCAGCAGCAGAATTCTTGGTGCCATCTGAACTGATGGCCAGAGAGTGGCAAACGGCTAAAGATGAAGACGAACCATTTAGGTATCTTGCTCGTTTGTTCAAGGCAAGCGAAATCGTAGTAGCACGGCGGGCGCTCGATCTCGACCTAATATCAAAAGAGAGCTTCCTGAGTTTTTATGAGGGGTATCGAAAACGTGTGTATCTAAAGAAAGCTGACAGGCGGCCTGGAGGCGATTTCTATGCTACTCAGAATATGCGCGTAGGTCGCACATTTGCCACGAATGTGATACTGGCTGTGAAATCGGATAGACTACTTTACGATGAAGCATATCATCTAACCGGGCTTTATGGCAAAACTTTTGACCGTTACGCTGAGTCTCTTGGCTTCATCGGGGTTTAG
- a CDS encoding transposase gives MLEYVNRDREHVNTAESFFALLKRCHYGIFHSLSKLHLFRY, from the coding sequence TTGCTAGAATATGTGAACAGGGATCGAGAGCACGTCAATACGGCTGAGAGCTTCTTTGCTCTCTTGAAGCGTTGTCACTATGGGATCTTCCACAGCCTATCCAAACTGCACCTTTTTCGATACTAA
- a CDS encoding methyltransferase domain-containing protein gives MEARFNRIWLRLNAETVGRDDHWWIALQNRAFFEDMAPVIRKWVRGRVLDLGAGRLAWESLIREQTDDCLSVDLTLHHPDLDALVDATAVLPFRDASFDVVFCCSVLEHAPEPWNAFSEIFRVLKPGGTAIISLPFVLHLHDAPLDFYRFTRFGIERLALASGFRVEEIVVNGGLFHLFLNVPSVVMSVSLEAVGLRSLMRTSTRVWLQAARFFDRVFRLHEPFASNHIAVLRKADNVGEKSG, from the coding sequence ATGGAAGCCCGTTTCAATCGGATCTGGCTGCGCCTCAATGCGGAGACCGTCGGACGCGACGATCACTGGTGGATTGCATTGCAAAACAGGGCATTCTTTGAGGATATGGCACCGGTGATTCGGAAATGGGTGCGAGGGAGAGTGCTCGATCTGGGAGCCGGGCGTCTCGCCTGGGAAAGCCTGATACGAGAACAAACTGATGACTGCTTGAGCGTGGATTTGACGCTCCATCATCCTGACCTCGATGCCCTGGTGGATGCCACTGCAGTGCTTCCATTTCGGGATGCCAGCTTCGATGTGGTTTTCTGTTGCTCGGTCCTGGAGCACGCTCCGGAACCCTGGAACGCGTTTTCGGAAATCTTTCGAGTGCTTAAACCCGGTGGCACTGCCATAATATCTTTGCCTTTCGTGCTACATTTGCATGACGCTCCTCTGGATTTTTACAGATTTACCAGGTTCGGCATTGAGCGGCTGGCTCTAGCTTCGGGATTTCGCGTCGAGGAAATCGTGGTGAACGGAGGTCTCTTCCATCTGTTCCTGAACGTGCCTTCTGTTGTAATGTCTGTCTCGTTAGAGGCCGTGGGGTTGCGATCTCTCATGCGGACATCGACGCGCGTGTGGTTGCAGGCCGCTCGTTTCTTCGATCGAGTCTTTCGGCTCCATGAACCATTCGCCTCCAATCACATAGCCGTGCTTCGGAAGGCGGACAATGTAGGCGAAAAATCCGGATGA